ttttttttataataaaaagAGTTCAAGACTCTTACAAAACCTTGGTTGGtatcctagcaacaagctgagacccaacgcctttttgaatagcaacacctaatctatgaaaaataaaactacctactCCACTACTAGCGATTTTtcaaacgcttgaaaaaacacaaggTATCATCACCAAGATCTCCCAAAGTAGAGAAAGCTAGAACGCCTAAACCATAACCATGTGAAACACATTTTTCCAAGTACTTAGTACGTTTACGTGAAACATCATTAGCAATGGCTTTGCCGGGGACGAAAGCGCGAACACCTTCTCCAGTGAAGGGTGAGACACCAAAGGCTGAAGTACAAGACCAAACAAGGCCCATCatagaaaagaaagaaacaaaaaactaaaaaaggctaaacaaggaaaaaaaacttGAGCAAACCTATAATAGGGTATGTCAGGGAATTCCATATGAGTAAGAGAAGTAGGTCTAGCATTGTATCTCTGAACTGACCTTTAGGAAGAAACACACCCTTCTTTGCAAAATGGTCAGCTGAAAAATTCACCTCTCTATAAACATGTCTGTAGCAAATGGAATGAAGCCCAGTAACAACTCTCTGCCATCTAGCTACCAGAAACCAAGGTACTTTATTGTTCATCAAAGCAACAACACAAGCTTTGGAATCTGTCTGCAGAATTACCTTGTATTTATGATTATTCAAAGCCCATTCCAGAGCACAAATGCTTGCAATAAATTTAGCAATGTAATTTGAAAGAAAACCCAAACCACCTGATTCAGCATATATGAAAGCACATGTATGAATTCTGACAATAAAACCATATCCATCATGACCTGGATTTCCCcttgaagcaccatcacaacatagaaGAGTTTCATCCAAATTAAGGAGATGGAAGAAGATTTCAATAATTCATATGGTCTTCAGATTACAGTAATGAATCTGAAATaaattcaatatttgaatttCAATATCAGTTCCCCACATCATACCTTTCATTCTTGTTTTACAGTCCTGAGCAGTTTTCATGATTTTGTGTTTTATCCTTGTAAGATTTGGTATTGCATTCTCAAAACAGATGTTGTTCCTTAAGAACCACAATTCAACTATAAGAGTATAAGACCAAATGGCCCATAATTCTTTTATTATAAGACTAGAAGTTTTGCTGCTCTTTAAGACATCTTCAAAAGAAAGTGGATTGAGATAATGAAAAATACCTCCCAGCCAGCTCCAAAGAAACTTGCTGAAATTGCAATTCCATAAGATATGGTTCAGAGAATCAGTATCATTTTGGCAAATATAGCACCTATAGACCATGTTGAACCCCTTTTTAGTCAAATTTTCATCAGTTGCACAAGCTTCTCTTGTAATTTTCCAGATGTTGGCAGAAGTAGAGGGTAAGACAGCTGAATTCCAAATCTTTTTGTACCAGTGCAACTTAGGCATGGGAGGACTGAGTCTTTTAACTGcatcagcaacaataaaagaaccagAATGATTATTGTACTAAATTAGAGTATATGCACCTTGTCTAAGAACAGGGAGATGTTCAACATGAAAAAGCCGGAGATATTCTTCAGGAATCATCCATTGACCATTCACAATTAAGCTGCTAACTTTTAGGTTAGGATTTTGAGAGATCAGGGGGTGAGATGGATATAATTTACTTATGGGTTCATCATAAATCCATCTGTCATTCCATAGAGAAATTTTTTTCCCATCCCCAATTGCCCATCTAGTAAGCTCATTAAAATCTTGTAATATCCATTTAATGCCAGGCCAAGTGGAAGACCTTTTATAATAAGAAGTCCAATTTCCAAATTTATCAATGTATTTAATTAAGAAGAAAAGACCCCATTCATCTTCAGATTGAAGCACTTTCCAGAGAAACTTCATTAAAAGAGCTTTGTTCATGTCTTCTAGCCTTCTTATCCCCAACCCACCTTCTTCAAATGAAGTATAAACTTTGTTCCATTTTAGAGTAACACACTTTTTATCTTCAACATTCCCAGACCACAAGTAATTTTTAATGATTCTTTCACAGGTTTTCAAAACCTTTCTTGGCCACTTATAGATTGACATATTATACACTGGAATACTGCAGAGAACCGATTTTACCAGAGTTAATCTAGCTTGAAAGCTTAATAACCTTCCACTCCAAGTAGAAAGTATTTGTTGTATATACTCCACTAGGTGCCAAAGATGAGCTGATTTTACCTTCCCTTGAACCAGGATAACACCAAGATATTTGTCAGGGAAATTAGAGATATCCATATGGAAAAAATCAGCAATTTGTCTCTTTCTAACAGATGAAGTACCACCCACAAAGCATCTACTTTTAGAAGTATAAATAATCTGACCAGAAGCAGCTAGATATTCCATTAGAATATTTCTAAGATGAGTAATGCTTCTCATGTTTCCATTGCAGAACAAGAAAATATCATCAACAAAGAGTAAATGAGCGGGATGAATGCCATTTCTTATCACCATGGGTTGAATTTTCCTCTCATGAACTAGTTTGTGAATGTTCCTACTTAAAATATCTTCagcaagaataaaaagaattggAGAAAGGGGATCACCTTGCTTTAAGCCTCTGCCAACACCAAAGAATCCAATAGAGCCTCCATTTAACATGATTGATAATTTTGTAGTTTTAAGAAGGACCATAATCCAATCACAGAACTTCTTGGAAAAACCATATCTTGTAAGAGCTTTATAAAGAAAATCCCAGCTCATAGTATCATAAGCCTGAGAGATATCTAATTTTAAACCCAAGTTGCCTCCTCTTCTTTTAACTGATAATTCATTCACTAGCTCAGAAGCAAGCAAGACTTGTTCATGGATATTCCTATTTTTGATGAAGGCACATTTCTGAGGAGAAATTATTTTTGGTAAGTATTGGCTGATTCTCATGGTAACAATCTTAGTAATAACTTTGAAGCAGAAATTGCTGAGACCAATAGGTCTAAACTGCTTAGCATTCTTAGCTCCATGAACTTTAGGAATCAGAATAAGAAAATTGGAGTTCATCACACTAGGAATAAAGTTGTTCTCCCAGAAATACTGCACTGCAGTTACTAAATCAGTTTTTATTACTTCCCAAACAAACCTGTAAAAAATACCAGTAAACCCATCAGGCCCCGGAGCAAAAACTGCATTTTTGATATCTTCTTCATAGGGTACTTTTTCCAGAAAGGAATTATCTTCATCAGTTATgacagttggagcagcttcaaaAAAAGAAACATGTATATTAACATTTTGGTGAGAAAATTTGGTGCTGAAGTAATCAATAAGAACATTAGAAATACCCAGTTGATCAGTAATAATATTGCCAGAAGAGTCTTCAATTTCATAAATAGCATTTTGAGCTTGTCTTAACTTGATGCTTGTATGGAAGAATTTAGAGTTAacatcaccatcttgaatccagctAATTCTTGCCTTGTCCCTAAGAAAAGTATTATAATTGTTTGCATCCATATCACAAAGTCCTCTAGCAGTAACCAAGTTATTTAGCAGGTTGATGTTAGTGGGGTCACTATTAGACTTTAGAGTTTCCTCCAATACACTTTCTTCTGCTTTTTTAAGAGTATCCTTAACATCACCAAAGACCTCCCAATTCCACACTTTTAAAAACTTTTTTAGTCTTTTGAGCTTATTCATGAACACATAAATGGGATtacataaatttcttcattccaaGAATTCCAGAGTACTTGCAGGAAATTTGGGTAGTTcaaccacattttttgaaatctaAAAGGAGGATTAGGAGCTCTAGGAATGATAGCATCAGAACCCAGAAGAGGACTATGATCAGAAATCCCTCTATTACCAAATTTATAATGCCACATTAAATTTATCCAACCATTTTAAGTTATATAAGGCTCTGTCAAGGTTGTAGAGAATCCTCTTGCTGCCAGCTCTCCCATTACACCAAGAAAAATCTAGCCCATTTTTAGGAGCTTGTAACAAACCACAAAAATCTACACAATCCTGGAAATTTTTCATTGCTGTTGAAATAGGACTTCTACCTCCTCTTTTTTCATCAATAGACAAAATAGTGTTAAAATCTCCCAGCACTAGCCATGTCTTATTCATAAGACTAATATCAGATAAGTCTTGCTACAATTCTCTTCTGTTGATAGTATATGAATTGGCATGAACTCTAGTGACAAGGACATCACCTACTTCAACAGTAATGCACTGACTAGTTACCTTGATAACAGAAGGAGCAGAAATTGAAGAATTCCAAAAAAGCCAAATATTACCTTTAGAGTTATCCTTAGAGTTATGAATTATTTAATGATGCATCCCAGGAAgcttaaaatgaaaatttgaagatTTAATTTTGGGTTCAACAATCCATACAAGAGAAGGATTATTGGAGTTAACTAAACTTCTCAATTCGTCTTTGGCCTTTTGTCTTTTAAGGCCTCTAATATTCCAAAAGATTACCTTCATTTAAAAGGTGGTGGCTGAGGAGATAAACTCCCCTTATCAATCATATGCTTAAGAGATTCTTTACTAGATTTTCTTGTGACAACTGCTGGCTTTAGATGAGGCTTTTTCTTTGAAGATTTATAAGAACCCACTTCTTCACTTGACTGAGAGCTAGTTGAAATTCTTgggataataataatattttgagGGATAGTACCAAATTCTAAAAGGTTGGTTgcattaatttccttaatttcccCATCTTCAGGTTCTGTAAGCTCATTATCATTTTCTTGTAATACTTCAAAGGGGTTATGTGTAACTTTGATATCAACAGTAGAATTGATAACATTCATATCAGAATTTATCTCAGTAACTTCAGTTGAATGGTTTTCCATGGGAACATGAGGATGCTGAACAAGTTTAGCAATGTCTAAATTTATTGGGGGTATAGTAGAATGAATTACCAGAGTTATGAGGATTTTGAACTTGACTGGATTTTTGCTGCTCAGAAGGCATCAAACTTGAGGATGGAGAGCTTTGATTTTGTTCAATAATAATCACCTTCTCCACCTGATTAGAACTTCATGCTTTTGAAGATTGTTGTGAAACTCTGCATTCTGCAGTTACGTGACCCACAATTTTGCATTTAGTACAAAATTTAGGAATTTTGGTAAGAGTTACACCCTGAGAGAATGCTCCATACTTAGTAATTATCCAAAGCTTATTGGGAATTGTTTTAgctaaatcaatctcaatcaaaacTTTTGCATAATATCCACTCTGGTATTGTAAGGTAGCTGCATCAACTTTGATAGGAGTTCCAATTGCTCTAATAATAGTAAAtaaagtttcttcatcccaatACTCCAAACTAAGCCCTCGATAGTGAACCCATACCATAGctttagatgttctttgattttcaggACGGAAATTTGGAATCCAGTTCCTAACCCTAAGAACCTGGTCTTGAACCTCCCATTTACCAGAAGTAATATACTCTTTATCTTCAATGCTTGATAATTTGATAGTGAAGAAACCTTTGCCCAGTGGAATAAGTTGGTATTTGTCTTTTAGCTTCCATTGATTCCGAAGAATCGTTGCAGCATCCGAAAATTTAAGGTGAACAAAATCTAAACGACCAATTAATGAATATTTCCAGGCTTCATATGGTAAATCATTTTTCTCATTCACCAAATTTATCGATAGATGGATTTCAGGGGTTTTTGAAAGATCTACAATTACAGGATTCATTGTAGACCTAAAAGAATTCCAATCAACAAAAGAATTGAATAACGAGGGTGAAAACTGAAAAACTAACCGtagatgaaaatgaaaatgattgAAACACCAATCATTTGGATATCTGGGTAATGAAAACACGTGGTATTAACGGATTGATTGCCTTGAAAACGATGAAGATTCGAAAAAATGAAAACACCTGGTATTTacgtgagaagcctagtcggtcatgtgaccatttgacttttggctttttcatggtttgagcaatatttgagaaaatattgaaaaactagggttttcgctcaaacgatggaattccatgagatgaaggaaataataatatgaaaaaataagggattgtaaggtgtgggactggccacggctagagcatggtcggccgtctaggtagcccggtcccgtgacacctttccctatttttgtttgatgaaagtatggagaaactaagagtctCGCTCAAACGAGAGAGttttctcaaatgaaggagtcttcataagatgagggaaatattaaaataaaataaaatagcgGAAGAGGGGGACCGACCACGGCGGCATGACTGGTAGGCCGGTGgtcccggtcccacgcctcttgtttattttatttaatattattttccttcataagtTCCTCGTTCGTCCGTATTTTaatttgaatgctcgttcgtgcattattgtcaattacacttgcacaattttctcggggcttactcggtggtggctcagatgcccgattgttgaatatttattactaattcatgaaattcagctgataatgattcatgaaacgaagtagtaaaatgagttgagtatctattactaatccatggaatccagctggggattcagggaacagagtaatgagatataatagattatctattactaatccatggaatccagctgaggatcagccatggaacggggtaatgagatataataaaatattttctaggaattcagttgatgaatgacacggtataattaatctatttgcagaatcgagatacgAGATAATTGAAGCATTATATTCGTTCTGGGGGGTGTATAggcagggaacaacgagcagcgtgacgtcctgaaggcgttaatctctctaacaaacattatgtctacgAACCGCGCAATCATTATTAGGAGATTCTATACACGACTCTCTGCATAGTAAGGGAACAACGAGCAgcttgacgtcctgaaggcgttaagctctctaacaaacattattactaggagccgcccaatcattttgattctgtgtagaggtgatgatgaaatgtgtgaagaaTCAAACGTTCAGCTGGGAgacctttcgagaaacatattcatcatatatagctctgagaggaatgttcgctcagtTAGAGATCGTTAAACGGTTCAcatatcataaaatatgaatcgtcac
Above is a genomic segment from Papaver somniferum cultivar HN1 chromosome 10, ASM357369v1, whole genome shotgun sequence containing:
- the LOC113315568 gene encoding uncharacterized protein LOC113315568, which produces MNPVIVDLSKTPEIHLSINLVNEKNDLPYEAWKYSLIGRLDFVHLKFSDAATILRNQWKLKDKYQLIPLGKGFFTIKLSSIEDKEYITSGKWEVQDQVLRVRNWIPNFRPENQRTSKAMVWVHYRGLSLEYWDEETLFTIIRAIGTPIKVDAATLQYQSGYYAKVLIEIDLAKTIPNKLWIITKYGAFSQGVTLTKIPKFCTKCKIVGHHPHVPMENHSTEVTEINSDMNVINSTVDIKVTHNPFEVLQENDNELTEPEDGEIKEINATNLLEFGTIPQNIIIIPRISTSSQSSEEVGSYKSSKKKPHLKPAVVTRKSSKESLKHMIDKGSLSPQPPPFK